In Campylobacter mucosalis, a single window of DNA contains:
- a CDS encoding CvpA family protein — protein MQSIVWFDVIIIGAVLILGLKGLINGLIKEALGLIGLIGGLILASRFSGVAGEFIQSNIYKFENTSLLDFISFIAVWLIFWLFCLLVGKILSKLVGASGLGFLDRLGGFIAGSGKIFLTLSAILAIIANTNLSVKIEPFFQNSKVYPVLLSTGKWIANIDVKALKNDIDSVVNTPKDDKKTDIFIKMDGNLSVEDNATKENR, from the coding sequence TAATCATAGGTGCCGTTTTGATACTAGGATTAAAAGGGCTAATAAACGGGCTTATTAAAGAAGCTTTGGGGCTTATAGGGCTTATAGGTGGACTTATTCTTGCTAGTAGATTTTCGGGTGTTGCTGGGGAGTTTATCCAGTCAAATATATATAAATTTGAAAACACTTCACTGCTTGATTTTATAAGCTTTATAGCTGTTTGGCTTATTTTTTGGCTATTTTGCCTATTGGTTGGTAAAATTTTATCTAAGTTAGTTGGTGCTAGTGGGCTTGGCTTTTTAGATAGATTGGGCGGTTTTATCGCTGGTAGCGGTAAGATATTTTTGACACTTTCTGCCATTTTAGCTATCATTGCAAATACAAATTTAAGCGTAAAGATTGAGCCATTTTTTCAAAACAGCAAGGTTTATCCTGTTTTGCTATCGACTGGAAAATGGATAGCAAACATCGATGTTAAGGCACTTAAAAACGATATAGACAGTGTAGTTAACACCCCAAAGGATGATAAAAAAACGGATATTTTTATTAAAATGGACGGAAATTTAAGCGTGGAAGATAATGCAACAAAGGAGAACAGATGA
- a CDS encoding Fur family transcriptional regulator translates to MSIENLEYDTLLEKFKRVLRENGLKYTKQREVLLKTLYNNEEHFTPEKLYLFIKEEYPELNVGIATVYRTLNLLEESEMVTSISFGSQGKKFELATKPHHDHMICKKCGLIIEFEDEVIEKRQITIAKNHGFKLTSHMMQLYGICEQCNKNNIKGK, encoded by the coding sequence ATGAGTATCGAAAATTTAGAGTACGATACACTACTTGAGAAATTTAAAAGAGTGCTTCGTGAAAATGGACTAAAATACACAAAACAGCGCGAGGTACTTTTAAAAACACTTTATAATAATGAAGAGCATTTTACTCCAGAAAAACTCTATCTGTTTATAAAGGAAGAGTATCCTGAGTTAAATGTAGGCATAGCAACCGTTTATAGAACTCTAAATTTACTAGAAGAGTCTGAGATGGTGACTTCTATTAGCTTTGGTTCTCAAGGTAAGAAATTTGAACTAGCAACAAAGCCACATCACGACCATATGATTTGTAAAAAATGCGGTCTTATAATAGAATTTGAAGATGAAGTGATAGAAAAACGTCAGATTACAATAGCAAAAAATCACGGATTTAAACTAACTAGTCATATGATGCAGTTATATGGAATTTGTGAGCAGTGCAATAAAAATAATATCAAAGGTAAATAA
- the lysS gene encoding lysine--tRNA ligase translates to MFDNQFEIQRLQTVDELKAQGINPYPHFLRKDMTIAKFRAKFNYINELDDKKEDSILVALAGRIKLMRIAGKAVFANIEDETAGIQIYFNKDSLGEDKFNIVKKSVEVGDIVRVRGYAFITKTGEFSLYAKEIDLATKAISPLPEKYHGLVDIEMRYRQRYLDMIMNPEIRNDFKKRSIIISTIRRFFEDSGFLEVETPMMHPIAGGANAKPFVTYHNALGVDRYLRIAPELYLKRLVVGGLEAVYEMNRNFRNEGMDLTHNPEFTSIEFYWAYHTYRDLMNITEALFNTLLDKLDMPKIIDFDGMKIDFSKPFARINYKKALVEIGGIDASIIDDRDKILAKLKSDGFEANEKLDLGHLQAELFDNYVEEKLINPTFIVDFPISISPLSRRSDENPEVAERFELFIAGRELANGFNELNDPVDQYNRFSAQIKAKDAGDDEAHEMDEDYVRALGYAMPPTAGEGIGIDRLVMLLTNKKSIRDVILFPAMRPLKSENHLKEIK, encoded by the coding sequence ATATTTGATAATCAGTTTGAAATACAACGCCTACAAACGGTGGACGAATTAAAAGCACAAGGGATAAATCCATATCCGCATTTTTTAAGAAAAGATATGACAATAGCCAAATTTAGGGCTAAATTTAACTATATAAACGAACTTGACGATAAAAAAGAAGATAGTATATTAGTAGCACTCGCGGGTCGTATAAAGCTTATGCGTATAGCTGGTAAAGCTGTATTTGCAAATATAGAAGATGAAACAGCTGGTATACAAATTTATTTTAATAAAGACAGCCTTGGCGAGGATAAATTTAACATAGTCAAAAAGAGTGTTGAAGTCGGAGATATCGTTCGTGTGCGTGGATATGCTTTTATTACAAAGACTGGAGAATTTTCTTTATACGCAAAAGAGATTGACTTGGCGACTAAAGCGATATCTCCGTTGCCTGAGAAGTATCACGGACTTGTTGATATCGAGATGAGATACCGCCAAAGGTATCTTGATATGATAATGAACCCAGAGATTAGAAATGACTTTAAAAAACGCTCAATCATCATATCAACTATAAGAAGATTTTTTGAAGATAGTGGGTTTTTAGAGGTTGAAACCCCTATGATGCATCCGATTGCTGGTGGTGCAAATGCAAAGCCGTTTGTCACATATCATAATGCACTAGGTGTTGATAGATATTTGCGTATAGCCCCTGAATTGTATTTAAAACGCCTTGTTGTTGGCGGACTTGAAGCTGTTTATGAGATGAATAGAAATTTCCGCAACGAAGGTATGGATCTAACGCACAATCCAGAATTTACGAGTATAGAATTTTACTGGGCTTATCATACGTATCGTGACCTTATGAACATTACCGAGGCCCTATTTAACACGCTTCTTGATAAGCTTGATATGCCAAAAATTATAGATTTTGATGGTATGAAAATAGATTTTTCAAAACCATTTGCTAGGATAAATTATAAAAAAGCCTTAGTTGAAATAGGTGGTATAGACGCAAGTATTATTGATGATAGAGATAAAATTTTAGCAAAGCTAAAATCGGACGGCTTTGAAGCAAATGAGAAGCTTGATCTTGGTCACTTACAAGCCGAGCTTTTTGATAACTATGTTGAAGAAAAACTCATAAATCCTACATTTATTGTTGATTTTCCTATATCTATAAGCCCACTTTCACGTAGAAGCGATGAAAATCCAGAAGTTGCCGAAAGATTTGAGCTGTTTATTGCCGGTAGAGAACTTGCAAATGGATTTAACGAGCTAAATGATCCAGTTGATCAATACAACCGCTTCTCTGCTCAAATAAAGGCAAAAGACGCTGGAGATGATGAAGCCCACGAGATGGACGAGGACTATGTAAGAGCACTTGGATATGCTATGCCGCCCACAGCGGGCGAGGGCATTGGTATTGATAGGCTTGTTATGTTGCTTACTAATAAAAAATCAATTCGCGATGTTATACTATTCCCTGCGATGAGACCACTAAAATCAGAAAATCATTTAAAGGAGATAAAGTGA
- a CDS encoding serine hydroxymethyltransferase — protein MSLENFDKEIFDLTQKELQRQCDHLEMIASENFTYPEVMEVMGSILTNKYAEGYPGKRYYGGCEFVDGIEEIAMERVKKLFNCEFANVQPNSGSQANQGVYGAFLNPGDKILGMDLSHGGHLTHGAKVSSSGKMYESFFYGVELDGYINYDRVLDIAKITKPKMIVCGASAYAREIDFKKFKEIADEVGAYLFADVAHIAGLVVAGEHNSPFPYCDVVTSTTHKTLRGPRGGIIMTNNEEFAKKINSSVFPGIQGGPLMHVIAAKAVGFKHNLSPEWKVYAKQVKANAKKLGEILIKRGYDLVSGGTDNHLVLLSLLKKDFSGKDADMALGNAGITVNKNTVPGEYRSPFVTSGVRIGSAALTARGMKEGEFEIIANKISDVLDDINNTELQAKVKAELKELAHQFIIYDRAMF, from the coding sequence GTGAGTTTAGAGAATTTTGACAAAGAAATTTTTGATTTAACACAAAAAGAGTTGCAAAGACAATGCGACCACTTAGAGATGATAGCTAGCGAAAATTTCACATATCCTGAAGTTATGGAAGTTATGGGCTCTATACTTACAAACAAATATGCTGAGGGTTATCCTGGCAAGAGATATTATGGTGGTTGTGAATTTGTAGATGGCATAGAAGAGATAGCAATGGAGCGTGTCAAAAAGCTTTTTAATTGCGAATTTGCAAACGTTCAGCCAAATTCTGGCTCTCAGGCAAACCAAGGCGTATATGGGGCGTTTTTAAATCCAGGAGATAAAATTTTAGGTATGGATTTAAGTCACGGCGGACACCTAACTCACGGAGCAAAGGTTAGTAGTTCTGGTAAGATGTATGAGAGTTTCTTTTATGGTGTTGAGCTTGACGGATATATAAACTATGACAGAGTTTTAGATATTGCAAAGATAACAAAACCAAAAATGATAGTATGTGGTGCTAGCGCCTATGCTAGAGAGATAGACTTTAAGAAATTTAAAGAGATAGCAGATGAGGTTGGGGCGTATTTGTTTGCGGATGTTGCGCACATTGCTGGTTTGGTAGTAGCTGGTGAGCATAATAGCCCGTTTCCGTATTGTGATGTGGTAACCTCTACGACTCATAAGACCTTGCGTGGACCAAGGGGTGGTATTATTATGACAAATAACGAGGAGTTTGCTAAAAAGATAAACTCTAGTGTCTTCCCTGGTATTCAAGGCGGACCGCTTATGCACGTAATTGCCGCAAAGGCTGTTGGCTTTAAGCATAATCTCTCGCCTGAGTGGAAGGTTTATGCAAAGCAGGTAAAAGCAAATGCCAAAAAATTAGGTGAAATTTTAATAAAACGCGGATATGATTTGGTTAGTGGTGGTACTGATAACCACTTGGTTTTATTAAGTTTGCTTAAAAAAGATTTTAGCGGAAAAGATGCAGATATGGCACTAGGAAACGCTGGTATAACTGTAAATAAAAACACCGTTCCTGGCGAGTATAGAAGCCCATTTGTTACAAGTGGAGTTCGTATAGGCTCTGCTGCACTTACGGCTCGTGGTATGAAAGAGGGCGAGTTTGAGATTATCGCAAATAAAATTTCAGACGTGCTTGATGATATAAACAACACAGAGCTTCAAGCAAAAGTAAAAGCCGAACTAAAAGAGTTGGCACATCAATTTATAATTTATGATAGGGCGATGTTTTAA
- a CDS encoding DUF1882 domain-containing protein, with protein sequence MQSIDTALIKMITDHYYIKRDTIVNKIEYKGKTFYDKFERINELLNFKVIKEHEERKITVAHSLVNRFDKVENIVFDYNGRTPDRFWHRAQLLLREEGFINFTAYTSKTEGHLHLYVHKGHTTFNEACQLANMLSMKLSQRLAKEWRMFPTLDLPKEFNILALPYELYQKERGASWSKHM encoded by the coding sequence ATGCAAAGTATAGATACCGCACTAATAAAGATGATAACCGATCACTACTATATAAAGCGTGATACGATTGTTAATAAAATAGAGTATAAGGGTAAGACCTTTTATGATAAATTTGAGAGAATAAACGAGCTTTTAAATTTCAAAGTCATAAAAGAGCACGAGGAGCGAAAGATAACGGTCGCACACTCATTGGTTAATAGATTTGATAAGGTTGAAAACATTGTATTTGACTACAATGGTAGGACACCAGATAGATTTTGGCATAGAGCACAGCTGCTTTTACGTGAAGAGGGTTTTATAAATTTCACAGCCTACACAAGCAAAACAGAGGGGCATTTGCACCTTTATGTTCATAAAGGCCACACGACATTTAATGAGGCTTGCCAGTTAGCCAATATGCTTAGTATGAAACTATCACAGCGTTTGGCAAAGGAGTGGAGAATGTTTCCTACGCTTGATTTGCCTAAGGAATTTAATATTTTGGCTTTGCCTTATGAGCTCTATCAAAAAGAGCGAGGGGCTAGCTGGTCTAAACATATGTAA
- a CDS encoding SPOR domain-containing protein: MHTNNELKDILLSNDEESSSGKNKRILMSVAAIVILFLAVIAVMKIINTDPENNEVAELDSRLVLPPAPSESRQISQSTTTSPVVVEKKSDEQLFEQVPIIPENKSKDDFEDMVKKLKGNESSKSQTAVATQQKPEIKAEVKPEIKPEIKQEKVEPKPVVVPKTEPVQTTKAEPKKNDAKIQKKSEVAKNAQKSVKKEQATQPKATKSGSAYVQVLATSKPTPDANYIAKITSKGYSYTTLKAGDVTKVLVGPFSNETELKNALSDIRKDIAPGAFVYRAK; encoded by the coding sequence ATGCACACAAATAACGAACTAAAAGATATTTTATTAAGCAATGACGAAGAGAGTAGCTCTGGTAAAAATAAGAGAATTTTAATGAGTGTGGCCGCGATAGTTATACTATTTTTAGCCGTGATTGCTGTTATGAAGATAATAAACACAGATCCAGAAAATAACGAAGTAGCCGAGCTTGACTCTAGGCTTGTTTTGCCACCAGCACCAAGTGAGTCTAGACAAATATCTCAAAGCACTACAACTTCTCCTGTTGTAGTTGAGAAAAAGAGCGATGAACAGCTTTTTGAGCAAGTGCCTATAATACCAGAAAATAAAAGTAAAGATGATTTTGAAGATATGGTAAAAAAACTCAAAGGCAACGAAAGCTCAAAGTCCCAAACCGCGGTTGCTACACAGCAAAAACCTGAAATAAAAGCAGAAGTAAAGCCTGAGATTAAACCTGAAATAAAACAAGAAAAAGTCGAGCCAAAACCGGTTGTTGTGCCAAAAACTGAACCTGTTCAAACTACTAAAGCTGAACCAAAGAAAAACGACGCAAAGATACAAAAGAAATCTGAAGTCGCAAAAAACGCACAAAAGAGTGTAAAAAAAGAGCAAGCCACACAGCCAAAAGCTACTAAAAGCGGCAGTGCTTACGTGCAGGTTCTAGCCACCTCAAAGCCAACTCCTGACGCTAACTACATAGCTAAAATTACATCAAAAGGGTATAGTTATACCACCTTAAAGGCTGGTGATGTAACTAAAGTTTTAGTTGGTCCATTTTCTAATGAAACGGAGCTAAAAAACGCATTAAGCGATATTCGTAAAGATATTGCACCAGGTGCGTTTGTTTATAGAGCTAAATAG
- a CDS encoding shikimate dehydrogenase: protein MRVFAVFGNPISHSISPRLHNKAICDLGLNAVYTRICLENGSELIDRFKILKLSGANVTLPHKAYALELADIKSEMACKIGSANTLVLKDNKIYAHNTDAPGFLSAILPFGKIKTALILGAGGTAKAIAYALRESKISVNLINRSKDRFVDFAEFECFSYENFTPKPYDLIINSTSAGLNDENLPAPIEILSEIFSHSKFAFDVIYGRITPFLDMSSRFGLTTKDGADMLLYQAVLALNLFYDNTLDLEKIKISMSKALYL, encoded by the coding sequence GTGAGAGTTTTTGCCGTATTTGGAAATCCAATCTCACATAGCATATCGCCTAGACTTCACAATAAGGCGATATGCGATCTTGGACTTAATGCTGTATACACTAGAATTTGCTTAGAAAATGGTAGTGAGCTTATAGATAGGTTTAAAATTTTAAAACTAAGCGGGGCAAACGTGACCCTGCCACACAAAGCTTATGCCCTAGAACTAGCCGACATTAAATCAGAAATGGCCTGTAAAATAGGCTCAGCAAACACTCTTGTTTTAAAAGATAATAAAATTTACGCCCATAACACCGACGCACCAGGCTTTTTATCGGCTATTTTACCATTTGGCAAGATTAAAACAGCACTAATTTTAGGAGCAGGTGGGACAGCAAAAGCTATCGCCTACGCACTAAGAGAGTCTAAAATAAGTGTTAATTTGATAAATAGAAGCAAAGACAGGTTTGTGGATTTTGCTGAATTTGAGTGTTTTAGCTATGAAAATTTTACACCAAAACCTTATGATCTTATCATAAATTCAACTTCTGCCGGATTAAATGACGAGAACTTACCGGCTCCTATTGAAATTTTATCTGAAATTTTTAGCCACTCAAAATTTGCATTTGATGTGATTTATGGGCGTATTACACCATTTTTAGATATGTCTAGTCGCTTTGGATTAACCACAAAAGATGGTGCTGATATGCTTTTATACCAAGCCGTTTTGGCTCTAAATTTATTTTATGACAATACGCTTGATTTAGAAAAAATAAAAATTTCTATGTCCAAAGCACTCTACCTATAA
- the phsA gene encoding thiosulfate reductase PhsA: MNNSRRNFLKTSAIIATSTAIPGTIAKLGANPLEPSEKATYSFCEMCSTRCPIEGRVVDGKNVFIQGNKKAGGTKTSVCARGGAGHNQLYDPNRLVKPLIRTGERGEGKFREASWDEALSLVATKMQEIKDKYGPQSFIFSAKSSDTHKLMVNFASSYGSPNCFSHFSCCPITYQMVCQHMYGDSKLKRDFSNAKYIVNFGHNLFEGIVIGDTKKLASFADKKDTKLLVLEPRFSVLSAKADEWLPVKPGTDLAFVMALINTWIKNGTYDKEFIEQFTIGFDKVIEATKDTTPEWQESITGIKADDVRRIAAEIWAAAPKVIIDFGHKTTTAKAEYERTRAIMVANAMMGNWEKKGGLFSGKNAKAYNKLIGENLIDETSNPDKEFKVPKIQRLDFAGEDGKHKFVSRQHGVLMDIPTAILSEKPYPIKGWFNIRFNPFINVSEPVKTEEALKKLDFIVVSDIYMHDMALYADVILPESTYLERDEGIADKSGQKPAYMIRNKIVEPVGDTKDAASIFRELARRLKVDGLYKWNDIREFRMAQAKGNVEFLAKLEKDGFVNYDVPGILFREKESVEKFVKRFPQTAQYVGENGLMDSQAKLKTKSGKIELFSEEVEKFFPGYGCLNTEGMDVFGGHELCLTSGKTPIHTNGHTQNIPFLNAMMSDSPIWIHPKAAAKRGLKDGDKVVLSNKFGKEYGYVMLTEGIREDTLFVYHGFGHLMSKNKPRVGTNDSILLNPQEGPVAATMVTNVGVDIAKA, encoded by the coding sequence ATGAATAATTCAAGAAGGAATTTCCTTAAAACATCTGCTATCATAGCAACTAGCACAGCTATACCAGGCACTATTGCAAAGCTGGGTGCAAATCCACTCGAGCCAAGTGAGAAAGCCACGTATAGCTTTTGTGAGATGTGTTCTACTCGCTGTCCGATAGAGGGACGTGTTGTGGATGGTAAAAATGTTTTCATACAAGGCAACAAAAAAGCAGGTGGCACAAAGACATCTGTTTGTGCTAGAGGCGGTGCAGGACATAATCAACTATACGATCCAAATCGCCTAGTTAAGCCACTTATTCGCACTGGCGAAAGAGGCGAGGGTAAATTTAGAGAGGCTAGTTGGGACGAAGCACTTAGCTTAGTTGCAACAAAAATGCAAGAGATTAAGGATAAATATGGTCCACAAAGCTTTATATTTAGTGCAAAAAGCTCTGACACGCATAAATTAATGGTAAATTTTGCAAGTAGTTATGGTTCGCCAAACTGCTTTTCGCACTTCTCCTGTTGCCCGATAACATATCAAATGGTTTGTCAACATATGTATGGCGACTCAAAGCTTAAGCGTGACTTTAGCAATGCAAAATACATTGTAAATTTCGGACACAATCTATTTGAAGGTATTGTCATAGGCGATACAAAAAAACTAGCAAGTTTTGCTGATAAAAAGGATACAAAACTTTTGGTTTTAGAGCCTAGATTTAGCGTTTTATCCGCAAAGGCAGATGAATGGCTACCTGTAAAACCAGGCACTGACTTAGCTTTTGTTATGGCTTTAATTAATACTTGGATTAAAAATGGCACCTATGACAAGGAATTTATAGAGCAATTTACGATTGGTTTTGATAAGGTTATAGAAGCTACAAAAGATACAACACCAGAGTGGCAAGAGAGCATAACTGGTATAAAAGCCGATGATGTTAGACGAATTGCAGCTGAAATTTGGGCTGCTGCTCCAAAAGTCATCATTGACTTTGGACACAAAACTACAACAGCAAAAGCCGAATATGAAAGAACGCGTGCTATTATGGTCGCAAACGCTATGATGGGCAACTGGGAGAAAAAAGGCGGTCTGTTTAGCGGTAAAAATGCAAAAGCCTACAACAAGCTAATCGGCGAAAATTTAATAGATGAAACAAGTAATCCAGATAAAGAATTTAAAGTACCAAAGATTCAAAGGCTGGATTTTGCTGGTGAGGATGGTAAACATAAATTTGTAAGTCGCCAACACGGCGTTTTAATGGATATTCCAACAGCGATTTTAAGCGAAAAACCTTACCCTATAAAAGGCTGGTTTAACATACGATTTAATCCTTTTATAAACGTTTCAGAGCCAGTTAAAACAGAAGAAGCACTTAAAAAGCTTGACTTTATCGTAGTTAGCGACATATATATGCACGATATGGCACTTTATGCGGACGTGATTTTGCCTGAGAGCACATATCTAGAGCGTGATGAGGGCATTGCTGATAAATCAGGTCAAAAACCAGCATATATGATAAGAAACAAAATCGTTGAACCAGTTGGCGATACAAAAGACGCTGCTAGTATATTTAGAGAACTTGCACGTCGCCTAAAAGTAGACGGACTTTATAAGTGGAACGATATCCGTGAGTTTAGAATGGCACAAGCAAAAGGAAATGTGGAGTTTTTAGCTAAACTTGAAAAAGATGGCTTTGTAAATTACGATGTGCCGGGAATTTTATTCCGTGAAAAAGAGAGCGTTGAGAAATTTGTAAAACGCTTCCCACAAACCGCTCAGTATGTTGGCGAAAATGGTTTAATGGACAGCCAAGCCAAGCTAAAAACAAAGAGCGGAAAGATAGAGCTATTTAGCGAAGAAGTTGAGAAATTTTTCCCAGGTTATGGCTGTTTAAATACAGAGGGAATGGATGTATTTGGTGGACACGAACTTTGTCTTACAAGTGGTAAAACACCAATTCATACAAACGGACACACTCAAAATATACCATTTTTAAATGCTATGATGAGCGACTCGCCTATTTGGATACATCCAAAAGCCGCTGCAAAACGAGGCTTAAAAGACGGCGATAAAGTTGTGCTAAGTAATAAATTTGGCAAAGAGTATGGATATGTAATGCTAACTGAGGGCATTAGAGAGGATACGCTATTTGTTTATCACGGATTTGGGCATTTAATGAGTAAAAACAAACCTAGGGTCGGCACAAATGATAGCATTTTACTAAACCCGCAAGAGGGCCCAGTGGCTGCTACTATGGTAACAAATGTCGGCGTTGATATAGCAAAGGCGTGA
- a CDS encoding 4Fe-4S dicluster domain-containing protein, whose translation MKKYVMIHDENLCIGCQGCSIACRSENNVPSALYRLQVHSKMSGTFPKLKMDFLRHSCVMCEDAPCVDVCPTGASFKTADGVTLLDDRICVSCKYCILACPYDARFVLPDGNIGKCTFCYETRLAKGEDPACVTVCPTDALTFGDANDENSAVSKKLKAKKVYYPKESLGTRPRVAMVANTKGGSNE comes from the coding sequence ATGAAAAAATATGTAATGATACACGATGAAAATTTATGCATAGGCTGTCAAGGTTGCAGCATTGCTTGTAGAAGTGAAAATAACGTTCCAAGCGCTCTTTACAGACTTCAGGTTCACTCAAAAATGAGCGGGACATTCCCAAAACTAAAAATGGACTTTTTACGCCATAGTTGCGTTATGTGCGAGGACGCTCCTTGCGTTGATGTTTGTCCAACTGGGGCAAGTTTTAAAACGGCTGACGGCGTAACTTTGCTTGATGATAGAATTTGCGTTAGTTGCAAGTACTGCATTTTGGCCTGTCCTTATGACGCACGTTTTGTGCTTCCTGATGGCAATATCGGCAAATGCACATTCTGCTACGAAACTCGCCTAGCAAAAGGCGAAGATCCAGCCTGTGTAACGGTATGTCCAACAGACGCACTAACATTTGGCGACGCAAATGATGAAAATTCAGCGGTTAGTAAAAAACTAAAAGCTAAAAAAGTCTATTATCCAAAAGAATCTCTTGGCACACGCCCACGCGTGGCTATGGTGGCAAACACAAAAGGAGGAAGCAATGAATAA
- the nrfD gene encoding NrfD/PsrC family molybdoenzyme membrane anchor subunit produces the protein MNNMWGSMAQFDAIYWPWPIAIYLFLAGLSAGAMIVAVLLKDKSDITHKVAACIAPIAICIGLALLVFDLGKPLNFYWILIKYNFMSVMSIGVALLLVYTPLSFVYMALALKDTKPLSGFKGILDAFAPMMGVLGFVLLILAVGVGVYTGFLLSDVEKILLWNTPVLPVLFLVSGLSSGIAMSVFCSVVFFRDYNHAVIEKLLKFDMLTMILELVLIAALFGLLLTGGDQAVNVAKTALGSGSLAIMFWVFVVGSGLVLPVVLELANGKAMSKNLIVFNTFIVLMGVILLRYYIVYAGQM, from the coding sequence ATGAATAATATGTGGGGTTCAATGGCACAATTTGACGCCATTTACTGGCCGTGGCCGATTGCGATTTATCTATTTTTAGCAGGTTTATCAGCTGGTGCTATGATAGTAGCGGTATTGTTAAAAGATAAGAGTGATATAACACATAAAGTAGCAGCCTGTATAGCTCCTATTGCTATTTGTATAGGTCTTGCTCTGTTGGTCTTTGATCTTGGTAAGCCGTTAAATTTCTACTGGATACTAATAAAATATAACTTTATGTCTGTTATGTCTATTGGTGTTGCGTTACTGCTTGTTTATACGCCTCTTAGCTTTGTTTATATGGCTCTTGCATTAAAAGATACTAAACCACTTAGCGGATTTAAGGGCATATTAGATGCTTTTGCTCCTATGATGGGTGTGCTTGGATTTGTGCTTTTAATCCTAGCCGTTGGCGTTGGCGTTTATACAGGCTTTTTATTAAGCGATGTGGAGAAAATTTTACTATGGAACACACCTGTTTTACCTGTGCTATTTTTAGTATCAGGACTTAGCTCTGGTATTGCTATGAGTGTATTTTGCTCTGTTGTATTCTTTAGGGATTACAATCACGCAGTTATTGAAAAGCTACTAAAATTTGATATGCTCACTATGATTTTAGAGCTTGTTTTAATAGCAGCTTTGTTTGGACTACTGCTTACAGGTGGCGATCAGGCAGTAAATGTGGCAAAAACCGCACTTGGCTCAGGCTCTTTGGCTATTATGTTTTGGGTTTTTGTCGTTGGCAGTGGTCTTGTATTACCTGTGGTTCTTGAGCTTGCAAATGGTAAAGCAATGAGTAAAAATTTGATAGTTTTTAATACTTTTATTGTTTTAATGGGAGTTATTTTGCTAAGATACTACATAGTTTATGCAGGACAAATGTAG
- a CDS encoding response regulator transcription factor, with the protein MKILLLEDDLEYQESVSEYLTSLGYEVECASDGSSACDKIANGFYHLFILDVKVPNVNGFEVIKFIKNIGLEAPIMMMTSLVDINDMAIGYELGCNEYLKKPFELAELKFRVSELMRKYYNLDDKNVIKLSQDYEFNATRRTLQINGRVINLSAKELELVEYLALNIGKFISVAELKEKIWENKDINEADIRMHVLKIRQKTSNEFIVSRRHFGYKVDAKD; encoded by the coding sequence GTGAAAATACTTCTTTTAGAGGATGATCTTGAGTATCAAGAGAGCGTGAGTGAGTATCTCACCTCTCTTGGATATGAGGTTGAGTGCGCAAGTGACGGCTCTAGCGCGTGTGACAAGATAGCAAATGGCTTTTATCATCTTTTTATACTTGATGTTAAAGTCCCAAATGTAAATGGCTTTGAGGTTATAAAATTTATAAAAAATATAGGACTTGAAGCACCTATTATGATGATGACCTCTCTTGTTGATATAAATGATATGGCAATAGGATATGAACTTGGTTGTAATGAGTATCTTAAAAAGCCATTTGAACTTGCTGAGTTGAAATTTAGAGTTAGCGAACTTATGAGAAAATACTATAATCTTGATGATAAAAATGTTATAAAACTAAGTCAGGATTATGAGTTTAATGCTACACGAAGAACGCTTCAAATAAACGGCAGAGTTATAAATTTAAGTGCAAAAGAGCTTGAGCTGGTTGAATACCTTGCTTTAAATATCGGGAAATTTATAAGCGTTGCCGAGCTTAAAGAGAAAATTTGGGAGAATAAAGATATAAATGAAGCCGATATTCGTATGCATGTATTAAAAATCAGACAAAAGACAAGTAACGAGTTTATAGTGTCAAGACGACATTTTGGCTATAAAGTCGATGCAAAAGATTAA